In Choloepus didactylus isolate mChoDid1 chromosome 6, mChoDid1.pri, whole genome shotgun sequence, one DNA window encodes the following:
- the LOC119537576 gene encoding LOW QUALITY PROTEIN: olfactory receptor 5P3-like (The sequence of the model RefSeq protein was modified relative to this genomic sequence to represent the inferred CDS: inserted 1 base in 1 codon; deleted 1 base in 1 codon), with protein MGTDNYTAVTEFIILGLTEDTTVCAILFIVFLGIYVITLMGNVSIIVLIRSSPQLHTPMYLFLCHLAFVDMGYSSSVTPVMLLSFLKERTSLPVTGCEAQLCSVVTFGTAECFLLAAMAYDRYVAIWSPLLYSSHMSPKICILLVGASYLGGCVNAWTFTGCLFSLSFCGPNKVNHXFCDYSPLLKLSCSHDFTSEIIPAISSGSIIVVTMFIIALSYVYILFSILKMHSTAGQQKAFSYLHPPLPAPPTSHAVTLFYGTIAFIYVIPKSSYSNDQNKVVSVIYTVVIPMLNPLIYSLRNKEVKEA; from the exons ATGGGGACTGACAACTACACAGCTGTGACAGAGTTCATTATTTTGGGTTTAACAGAGGATACTACAGTTTGtgccattttatttattgtatttctaGGAATCTATGTTATCACCTTAATGGGTAATGTCAGCATAATTGTATTAATTCGAAGCAGCCCCCAGCTTCACACCCCAATGTACCTTTTCCTTTGCCATTTGGCCTTTGTAGACATGGGTTACTCCTCATCGGTCACACCTGTCATGCTCTTGAGCTTCCTCAAGGAAAGAACCTCTCTCCCTGTCACTGGCTGTGAAGCTCAGCTCTGTTCTGTGGTCACATTTGGGACAGCTGAGTGCTTCCTCTTGGCTGCCATGGCCTAtgatcgctatgtggccatctggtCACCCTTACTCTATTCCTCCCACATGTCCCCGAAAATCTGTATCCTCTTAGTGGGAGCATCCTACCTTGGTGGGTGTGTGAATGCTTGGACATTTACTGGCTGTTTATTCAGTCTGTCCTTTTGTGGGCCAAATAAAGTCAATC TTTTCTGTGACTATTCACCACTTCTGAAACTTTCTTGTTCTCATGACTTTACTTCTGAAATAATTCCAGCCATCTCTTCTGGTTCCATCATTGTGGTCACTATGTTTATCATAGCTCTCTCTTATGTCTACATTCTTTTCTCAATTCTGAAAATGCACTCCACAGCGGGGCAGCAAAAGGCTTTCTCCTACCTGCACCCACCTCTACCTGCACCTCCCACCTCACATGCAGTCACTCTGTTCTATGGGACCATTGCATTCATTTATGTGATACCCAAATCCAGCTACTCAAATGATCAGAACAAGGTGGTGTCTGTGATTTACACGGTGGTGATCCCCATGTTGAAC CCTCTCATCTATAGTCTCAGGAACAAGGAGGTTAAAGAGGCCTGA